agatgcaaggtaagttggtgtgagtaaggatgtgcaggaggagagtagggaagacagagtgatggggatatgatgagtggcacagcaggatgaggttgagtgtggcctaCAGTaaccgactgagatcattgaaaggtttgcgccactgcagcctggtcctcctgacgacatccctgcttgtgtcctcctgtgcaatgtgcaaccaggctgcgttggtctcctagggaggtctcttccacccatgggaagggaagaggacctccctgcgggctgtgactccctccaaatcatctggagggagtcatgggagagcctgggtgcagccgtgcgccTCCGTGCAGTgtttctcagtgtttgcagcaccttaatgctaCAAGACACTGATAGAAGAACTGTCAAAACTGTTGTgggcacggtccctttaaggaaaccggctgatgacgcgtcatcaaaccggcttcctcttaattggccgggaagcctgcggggcgggcttaacaagccccagcatGGGAAGATTTCAGAGAGAGCGCGGGTTCGAGTTGGGAGCGGGTTTTCAACACGCCATCTACCCCGCCGTGTGTGGAGAAATCGTGGCCACGTCTCTggaccattagtccaggcctctgagttattagtccagtaatataaccactatgctaccattcccgagaGTGTGTACATAgtatttttaaaataaatatatattaAAATGGAAGGATTATTTTGCAACAATTCAGATCGATGGAATTTTGTCATCTTTTCACCTTGACAAAATATACAAATATGTTCCCTTCAACAGGACTACATGAGAACCCTTGGGAATGTGACTGCCGATTGTCAGAACTAGTTCATTTTGTGAAGATGCACAATCCAATGCCAGCATTGATGGATCCTCGATTAAAGTGCTCTGAGCCGGGAAACCTCTCGGGAACTCTCTTCAGCAACATAGAGCTACAAAGCTGCCAGAGTCCGACTATTCACGCCGCAGAAGCTGAAGTGACCACAGTCGTGGGGAGCACTGTCACGCTTCATTGTGTGGCTACAGGGGTTCCCATCCCCAAAGTCAGCTGGAATAGACGCGAATATACCCTGCTAAATGGAACAGGTAGGTGCCTcgtcattgaaagaaagaaagacttgcatttatatagtgcctttcacgaccaccggacgtctcaaagcactttacagccaatgaagtacttttggagtgtagtcactgttgtaatgtgggaaatgtggcagccaatttgcacacaagcaagctcccacaaacagcaatgtgataatgaccagataatctattttttttgttgtgctgattgagggataaatattggccaggacaccgggaataacccccctgttcttcttcgaaatagtgtcatgggttcatttacgtccacctgagagggcagacggggcctcggtttaccgtctcatccgaaagactccctcagtactgcactggagtgtcagcctagattttgttgtgctcaagtcattggagtgggactcgaacccacaacctctgactcagagaagACAAATAAGGTCCTTTTTCAACTGGTTAAAGTATACTAAAGAGCCATTGAGCTCCAATATTTTATTTACTTGCATTCGTTCTCAATAAACTTAGTGATTGCACCTTTCATTGAACTGTCTCTGAGGATGTCGACacattgggggcgaaattgccccacgccccgaCTGGGGGCGGTAACCCATTCAGGGCGGGACTTACTGCGCCCAGCACAGTAAGTCCCGCCCCAGACCCTGAAGTGGAGAGCAGCGTTAACGGGGCGAGTTGTGCAGCACTCCGCGGATGTTCTGCCAACGGGCCTCTCAAAAAGGGGCCATTTTGCCCTCATTGATTATAGCCAGCACTGCTGCTGAAAAAATAGGAATCACAAACAGGATCTTATCAACTATATGGGGATGCGACTGTGATTACAAGAGAATAATCTAATTTTAGAAAGGTGATTTTAAAACATTCAAGTTTGTTCTTCCAGTTTAACAACTTTTGAACCCCTCAATTAAATTACTGTCTTATAACCACACCAAGTTATCCATCATACGTTGCATAATCCACATGTTACATGCCATAAAAATTGCTTCACTTTAAAAGTTTACACCAAACTATTGCTGAGAGGCAAATGATTGCTTCTACTGCTCCTAATAGGTTTATCTTTTACTTAAAATTTTGACATTTCAATATGTTCCTGGATTAACCCAATTAAATAGGATTATGGATTGTAATTTAgagtgggaacataggaacaggaggaggccaggcaGCCCACtaaagcttgttctgccattcaattagatcatggctgatctgtatcttaactccatctatcagcCTTGGTTTTGTAACCCATCATggccttgcctaacaaaaacctatcgaATAAATTGCCCAGTACAATTTACCAGTAATATCCTGTGAAACATGGCAGCAGTGGTAAATAATCAAGGCCTTGAAATTCTGTTGCGCAATAACAACATTTTTTCATATGaaaaaagatagaaagacttgcatttatatagcgcctttcatgaccactggacgtctcaaagcgctttacagccaatgaagtaattttggagtacagtcactgttgtaatgtacgaaacacggcagccgatttgcgcacagcaagctcccacaaacagcaatgtgctaatgaccagataatctgtttctgataacttccctgctcgtctTTAAAATAGTGTGATGGGATGTTTTATATCCAACTGAGCGAGcaggtggggccttggtttaatgtctgatctgaaagacggcacctctgacagtaatgcactccctcagagtgtcaggctatatttatatgctcaagtcgctggagtgggacttgaacccacaaccttctgacccagaggcaagggtgctacccactaagccacagctgacactgacaaatGAAATACAACTGTCTGTAATTTTTAGCTGCCTGCTTGACCTGTATCTTTAAGACCACTGTTCAAGAACTCCTTGTGGGAAGGCGGTCTAAAGAGGCAAATCAAGGTCATTGTAACTTCTTGTAAATTCACGAGGTCAATCCAAGAGCAATTGTAACGTGTTGTAAATTTCAGGTTTCAAGTTAGAAGAACCCATCATGAAATGAATATCTTGTTCTCTCCTTTTTaagattgttttgcatctgtaagcaggggcggattaaccatggggcggacggGCCTGCAgcaccaggcccaccaaagaacataagcCCACCaactaaatgtaggaaaaaaatataaggccttcccaaataggctgaatagaatagacaataagagaggaactaTGTATATGAATctggtattgcaatgttaccagaaccagaatatatacctacttgatacagaatatatgctttcattgttgaatatactggccaatGTTTCCATACTTAGAAtgagaatcatatacgtaatgtaatgaacatgaacaaacagaacTATCGGCCCTttgggatcagtttgccccaggcccatcaggcctttAATCCGGCCCTGTCTGTAAGAAAGGGTTACAAGGTTTGTTGGACAATTGTTACGTACAATATTGATAGATGAGGAAGAATAGTTGGCACATTTAAATAGCTTTCATTTTTAATTATAAAACGATGTGCTGGGAACAAGTGTAATGTGGCGTGTTACAATCCTTTGTGTTTTACAGTGATACTGGACAATTCTGACAAGAGATTAATGAGGTCTACACTCAGTCTATCAGCTGTATCCTATCAGGATTCTGGTGTATATTTGTGCAGGGCCAATAATTTGGTGGGGTCATCAGGGGCTTCGATTTCACTTGTCGTGGTGAACTCTGTCATCCCATTGGTGCCAATCAAAAGCGCATCCAAGAGAACGTGCGTCAGAAACATGAGACATCGAAAGGCTGCAGTACACAATAGGAAGCTGACGGCCCGGTTTGTGAGCACCCTGACTACCACAGGATCACCAAGGCAGTTACCAAACAGTTCCTATTCCATAGGTTGGGCTGATTACATTGTCATGAGCAAGCACCAGATTAATCCAAATGAAGATGCAGCAGAGATTGTTTCGCAGAATACGAATCCTCCCAAAGTTAGTGGCTTATTGGAAAAGCGAAGAAGTGCCAACGATCCCAGTAATATAACATCTAGTCCATCTACAATGCAACCGGAACCAGACTGCCTGGTCAGATCTGTTCGAGTTATAGGGGGTACCTATCATAGTGTTTCCCTGGCTTGGAGATCCCCAAAGGCTACAAACATCACCATCTTTAGCATCCTGTACACTACTTTTGGCGAAAGGGAGATGCGTAGAATAAATGTGGGCCCTGGAAAGACCAAAATCACCATTGATGGTTTAATGCCACAGACCAAGTACGTCGTTTGCATCTGCGTCAAAGAGCTGGTCCCCAGGAAAGAGCAGTGCGTGATTTTCTCCACCGATGAGGTGGCGATTGCAAGTGGGACACAGAAGCTGATTAACGCAGTGGTGATCACAGTGGCCTGTGTGATTGTGGTCCCTCTCACCCTCATTGTCTGCGGCGGGGCCCTGAGGAGGCGCTGCAGGAAGTTTCTGATCAAGCCCCCCGAAGAGGAAAATGACTCCTATGTCACATTTGAAAGCCTGACGACAGACGCCAAACCCAATGGCAGCGAAGGAGAGTACCTGACCCGCCACAGTAAAGACGAGTCCAATAGACTTCTGTCACCGAGGTCCAGTTTAGATTCTGAAGAAGCAACAAATATtgaagcacaccacaatgaacattTCTGTTGACTGACTCACATCCACTTGGATCAATCGAACCTCGAAATATATTTTAATAAAACACGCTCCCCACCATTTCTCCTGCAAAACTAACATTTAGACCAGGCTAATCAGACCATAATACTCCAGCACCTCAATAAAACCAGTTTATTTGGAGACCATTTTAGATAACAGTGAACATATTCCTTGGACTCTTCTTGAAAGCGATTTATTTTTTAAGAAGTTTTAGAAATGGTGCACCAATTAGTATTATGATCTCTTTCACCATTGGTTGTGGGAATGTACAACTATAAATCTCATATTGCATCACAGCCTGAATGCTTGATTATTTTGTATGATCAACAAGGTGGAGGATGCCTTCTCTGAGAAATGGAAGGGTTTCCATTTCAGGCATCTAGTGTCAACATCAAGCGTTCCCAGTCAGATACAGCACAGccagatgcagagcaaagctccttcCAATCTGCTGCAACACTGTGCTTCAACCCCAAGCTCAGACAGCAATGCCTCCTGACCATCTGACTTTATTTTCCATTGCCCTTGGACCCGCCTGAGTAACATTTCCAATTAGCTGCAAATTAGGGACAGATTTGTGCTGTAGGCTGGATTGAAACGGCTTGAACTCATTAGGTCCCTTACGGTCATAGGGTGCTATCAACCCATCAGTCTCGGTTGGAATTTGAACCCAGAGGTCAAGTCTCTAATCTGCTGCTTCCCCTCAGCAGTCTATATTGTAACATCTATTTTTGATTAATTGCTTGGTGCATCTGGATGTCTTTCTGTGCACAGTGGGAAGCAAGTTCCTTGCAACACATCTTTCATAAAGTATATACCAGTCCTTTCTTTATCCTGTTTTGCCCCAGACGATGAGGTTATTTCTGCATCCCTCCCTCGTGTCTTGCTTCAGAAGGGTGACAAAATGGTCACCATGGTTTTTATGTTACATTTGTACTTCTGCGGGATGACCGTTGTGTATTTTACTTACATCGTGAATCTCTGAGAATAGGTATGTAGATGTATTTCTACCAGCTCTTATTGTTTTTCTTTTATGCTGTTACATAAAGTTTAGTGTTGTCTCGATGAAAGGAATTATTTTATAGGTGGCTCAGGACTTTGGACACTTGGCACTCAGACAActcatgcatttaaaaaaaaatgtgttcactgacaaggcctgcatttattgaccatcactaattgcccttgaataACTGAGCGGCTCACTGGGCCATTAAgaatcaa
This Pristiophorus japonicus isolate sPriJap1 chromosome 22, sPriJap1.hap1, whole genome shotgun sequence DNA region includes the following protein-coding sequences:
- the lrit1a gene encoding leucine-rich repeat, immunoglobulin-like domain and transmembrane domain-containing protein 1a; amino-acid sequence: MSLNVWLLCLLSFGYLAVAFCLCPSQCICTFQSRSDELKTRTVLCNNPEMTLIPSNVPAETLKLVIEKTLIRHVSTRVFASASSLESLRLSRNSISSFNGESLQGLITLRELRLDGNTLASFPWEALSYLPHLWLLDLHGNVLRSFPTRAAIFFRNITYLDLSSNRLTILSFRVISTWLIAPQVDNATSSTDSSKLVLGLHENPWECDCRLSELVHFVKMHNPMPALMDPRLKCSEPGNLSGTLFSNIELQSCQSPTIHAAEAEVTTVVGSTVTLHCVATGVPIPKVSWNRREYTLLNGTVILDNSDKRLMRSTLSLSAVSYQDSGVYLCRANNLVGSSGASISLVVVNSVIPLVPIKSASKRTCVRNMRHRKAAVHNRKLTARFVSTLTTTGSPRQLPNSSYSIGWADYIVMSKHQINPNEDAAEIVSQNTNPPKVSGLLEKRRSANDPSNITSSPSTMQPEPDCLVRSVRVIGGTYHSVSLAWRSPKATNITIFSILYTTFGEREMRRINVGPGKTKITIDGLMPQTKYVVCICVKELVPRKEQCVIFSTDEVAIASGTQKLINAVVITVACVIVVPLTLIVCGGALRRRCRKFLIKPPEEENDSYVTFESLTTDAKPNGSEGEYLTRHSKDESNRLLSPRSSLDSEEATNIEAHHNEHFC